One part of the Glycine soja cultivar W05 chromosome 11, ASM419377v2, whole genome shotgun sequence genome encodes these proteins:
- the LOC114376300 gene encoding uncharacterized protein LOC114376300, translating into MMKLSLKLDGENEKQNLQQQQHSSQIMTAKVPISILNKPFLSGVTASTGTHSPSEFSFSLSTNFPSGPSLRLSYSPTASAPFSLSLKSGLGLLGSPAHSPLVFSANFSLSPTPSFFLHFKPRFGHFSLHKTVFSDTITHTHSLSTSFPPTPEIVPHGSSTTGWHNLKLEPSANSDQSNNNTYFENFKNDAKNALSPGVRVMARTVMPVTKGFLLNFRWGVNFPRNFGSKMPSLTVNKIGLERVEEGKEKKNNNDDKKQMRDSSGIDLKLLKGMCFWMGRDLEIMEKENREMKRLLDEMKLGISSTRNSREESNGSGWKLSESNGEVQRWRSYKSERQEDEKKVQPNKPLSVATTDVESELEKAIKAATSTS; encoded by the coding sequence ATGATGAAGCTGTCCCTGAAGTTGGATGGTGAGAATGAAAAGCAAAACCTGCAACAGCAGCAACACAGCAGCCAAATCATGACAGCAAAGGTACCCATCTCTATACTGAACAAGCCCTTTCTCTCAGGCGTAACAGCCTCCACCGGCACCCACTCACCATCCGAGTTTTCCTTCTCACTCTCCACAAATTTCCCATCAGGTCCTTCCCTCAGACTCTCTTACTCCCCCACCGCCTCTGCCCccttctccctctccctcaaaTCGGGCCTGGGCCTCTTGGGCTCCCCTGCCCACTCCCCTCTCGTCTTCTCCGCCAACTTCTCTCTCTCCCCAaccccttcctttttcctccacTTTAAACCCCGATTCGGTCATTTCTCTCTCCACAAAACCGTTTTTTCAGACACCATTACCCACACCCATTCCCTTTCTACTTCTTTCCCTCCCACTCCCGAAATTGTCCCCCATGGATCTTCCACCACGGGTTGGCACAATTTGAAACTGGAACCCTCTGCTAACTCAGACCAATCAAATAATAACACCTATTTCGAAAACTTCAAGAACGATGCCAAAAATGCTCTCTCTCCTGGTGTTAGGGTTATGGCGCGGACGGTCATGCCTGTCACCAAAGGCTTCTTGTTGAACTTTCGCTGGGGTGTCAATTTTCCCCGGAATTTCGGTTCCAAAATGCCGAGTTTGACCGTTAATAAGATAGGGTTAGAGAGGGTTGAGGaagggaaagagaagaagaataataACGATGATAAGAAACAGATGAGGGATAGTTCTGGAATTGATTTGAAGCTGTTGAAGGGAATGTGTTTTTGGATGGGTAGAGATTTGGAGATTATGGAAAAGGAAAATAGGGAGATGAAGCGTTTGTTGGATGAGATGAAATTGGGAATTTCTAGCACGAGGAATAGCCGTGAGGAGAGCAATGGAAGTGGATGGAAGTTGAGTGAAAGCAATGGGGAGGTTCAGCGTTGGAGAAGTTACAAGAGTGAAAGACAAGAGGATGAGAAAAAAGTACAACCAAACAAGCCGCTAAGTGTAGCCACTACTGATGTGGAATCTGAGTTGGAGAAAGCCATTAAGGCTGCTACCTCTACCTCTTAG
- the LOC114373096 gene encoding protein NRT1/ PTR FAMILY 7.3-like, producing MSCLESHVYKERKFEEESEEVTLDGSVDFHGRPAIRAKSGRWVAAIIILLNQALATLAFFGIGVNLVLFLTRVVGQNNADAANNVSKWTGTVYIFSLVGAFLSDSYWGRYKTCAVFQVIFVIGLMSLSLSSYLFLLKPKGCGNETVSCGKHSKLEMGMFYLSIYLVALGNGGYQPNIATFGADQFDEEHSKEGHNKVAFFSYFYLAFNIGQLFSNTILVYFEDEGMWALGFWLSAGSAFAALVLFLICTPRYRHFKPSGNPISRFSQVLVAASRKSKLQMSSNGEDLFNMDAKEASNDANRKILHTHGFKFLDRAAFISSRDLGDQKGLGYNPWRLCPVSQVEEVKCILRLLPIWLCTIIYSVVFTQMASLFVEQGAAMKTKVSNFRIPPASMSSFDILSVAVFIFFYRRVLDPFVGKLKKTDSKGLTELQRMGVGLVIAVLAMVSAGLVECYRLKYAKQGCLHCNDSSTLSIFWQIPQYAFIGASEVFMYVGQLEFFNAQTPDGLKSFGSALCMTSISLGNYVSSLLVSVVMKISTEDHMPGWIPGHLNKGHLDRFYFLLAALTSIDLIAYIACAKWYKSIQLEAKTGEIDETQV from the exons ATGTCTTGCTTAGAGTCTCATGTCTACAAAGAG AGAAAGTTTGAAGAAGAGTCAGAAGAAGTCACTCTTGATGGGAGTGTTGATTTCCATGGACGTCCTGCAATCAGAGCCAAATCTGGCAGATGGGTGGCTGCAATTATCATACTCT TGAACCAAGCTCTGGCAACCCTTGCATTCTTTGGGATCGGCGTGAACCTAGTGTTGTTTCTGACAAGGGTGGTAGGACAAAACAATGCTGATGCAGCCAACAATGTGAGCAAGTGGACCGGAACTGTTTACATCTTCTCTCTTGTGGGTGCTTTCCTCAGTGATTCTTATTGGGGAAGATATAAAACATGTGCTGTCTTTCAGGTCATCTTTGTTATA GGTCTAATGTCCTTATCCCTGTCATCATACCTATTCTTGCTTAAGCCTAAAGGTTGTGGGAATGAAACAGTTAGTTGTGGGAAACATTCAAAATTGGAGATGGGGATGTTCTACCTCTCAATCTATCTTGTTGCCTTGGGGAATGGAGGTTATCAACCAAATATTGCCACATTTGGGGCTGATCAGTTTGATGAGGAGCACTCAAAGGAGGGTCACAACAAGGTGGCCTTCTTTAGCTACTTCTACCTAGCTTTTAACATTGGCCAACTCTTCTCAAACACCATTCTTGTCTATTTTGAGGACGAAGGAATGTGGGCTCTTGGTTTCTGGCTGTCTGCAGGATCTGCCTTTGCTGCATTGGTCTTGTTTCTTATATGCACCCCAAGGTATAGACACTTCAAGCCCAGTGGCAACCCTATCTCCAGGTTCAGCCAAGTCCTAGTGGCTGCATCAAGGAAATCCAAACTTCAAATGTCATCAAACGGAGAGGACTTATTCAACATGGATGCAAAGGAGGCATCCAACGATGCCAACAGAAAGATTCTCCACACTCACGGGTTCAA GTTCTTGGATAGGGCAGCGTTCATATCTTCAAGAGATCTAGGGGACCAGAAAGGGCTCGGTTACAACCCATGGCGTCTCTGTCCTGTAAGTCAAGTTGAAGAAGTGAAGTGCATACTGAGACTTCTTCCAATCTGGCTCTGCACCATAATATACTCAGTAGTTTTCACACAAATGGCTTCACTTTTTGTGGAGCAAGGTGCTGCCATGAAAACCAAGGTTTCCAACTTCAGAATACCACCAGCTAGCATGTCCAGCTTTGATATCCTCAGTGTggctgttttcattttcttttaccgTCGAGTTCTTGATCCATTTGTGGGAAAACTTAAAAAGACAGATTCTAAGGGACTTACAGAGCTTCAGAGAATGGGAGTTGGACTTGTTATAGCTGTACTGGCAATGGTTTCGGCTGGATTAGTTGAATGCTATAGGCTCAAGTATGCAAAACAAGGATGCCTACACTGCAATGACTCGAGCACTTTAAGCATCTTCTGGCAAATCCCTCAGTATGCATTTATAGGAGCTTCTGAGGTTTTTATGTACGTAGGTCAGTTGGAGTTCTTCAACGCTCAGACACCAGACGGCTTAAAGAGCTTTGGAAGTGCTCTTTGCATGACATCCATTTCCCTTGGGAACTATGTGAGTAGTTTACTTGTTAGTGTGGTTATGAAGATATCCACCGAAGATCACATGCCGGGGTGGATCCCTGGACACCTCAACAAAGGCCACTTAGATAGGTTTTACTTCCTCTTAGCTGCCTTGACATCGATAGACTTGATCGCTTATATTGCATGTGCAAAATGGTACAAGTCTATACAGCTAGAGGCCAAAACTGGAGAGATTGATGAGACACAAGTATAA